The following coding sequences are from one Anopheles bellator chromosome X, idAnoBellAS_SP24_06.2, whole genome shotgun sequence window:
- the LOC131213688 gene encoding uncharacterized protein LOC131213688 has protein sequence MSAKLFVVLVSVAVWSNALVTGQETGLPPVEDLSAADVAAQHKAVVLHVLQQRATSVPAENSAAVAAVLAEAEQQLEACAAALELHQQVWQYKVCASVVQRQGLASLQALQATAGAS, from the exons ATGTCTGCGAAGCTGTTCGTTGTgctggtttcggtggccgtttggaGCAACGCTCTG GTGACCGGCCAGGAGACTGGGTTGCCGCCGGTGGAAGACCTATCCGCAGCGGATGTGGCAGCGCAACACAAGGCCGTTGTGTTGCACGTACTGCAACAGCGAGCCACCAGTGTCCCGGCGGAGAACAGCGCTGCCGTCGCAGCCGTCCTCGCGGAagcggagcagcagctggaagCGTGCGCCGCTGCCTTGGAGCTCCACCAGCAAGTCTGGCAGTACAAGGTGTGTGCATCGGTCGTCCAGCGCCAGGGTCTGGCCAGTCTGCAAGCCCTCCAGGCAACGGCTGGCGCATCATGA
- the LOC131214003 gene encoding poly(ADP-ribose) glycohydrolase, translated as MCCYFDIMCSLALSMPSTSTADASKDGPCSLEEVRHFQETDRIEHCAPIESSEHHIVLYQLPYDTKGTETPVPQQHQRIALLEKVDFGFASVYEDNTTCRWARVCHMLDDKILDSRQLEAVIRSYNPAIKHGDIQFKALHLLLGKQCEINERNTFFGTTLPKIVKLARRLPELFPVLLPRLMAGSNLAVSMSQEQAACLVANAFLCTLPDPNERMHGRTIRFSNPNFVALYGRGESAALQKLKCLLNYLRRVCDRMPNGVLTYERRSLDKRGKLVWWNASSPTFSRERGPLRVSVGGSIDGPSADGLLQMIFANPRVGGGVIGAGCVQEEIRFVINPELLVARILFEELQRNEAYFVYGTEQYSTFSNYAASFRYRGDYYDTRSRDSSGRRRCYIVGLDALQVRNDPDQQFCEVAIRRELRKAYVGFKSTLVDAGTPVPGIATGNWGCGAFGGDVQLKALVQLMMACITKRPLLYFTWDDAELRDDIVAMYNVLTARSVPVATLYDILVRYQTERNTNQDLFSFVRQQLAEV; from the exons ATGTGTTGCTATTTCGATATAATGTGTTCGTTAGCCTTGTCGATGCCCTCGACGTCTACAGCAGACGCGTCAAAAG ATGGACCATGTTCCTTAGAAGAGGTTCGTCATTTCCAggaaaccgatcggatcgagCACTGCGCCCCTATCGAGAGCTCCGAACACCACATAGTTCTCTATCAGCTTCCTTACGATACGAAGGGTACTGAAACACCCGTGCCACAACAGCACCAGCGTATTGCGCTGCTGGAGAAAGTGGATTTCGGGTTTGCATCGGTGTACGAGGACAACACGACGTGCCGGTGGGCGAGAGTATGTCATATGCTCGATGACAAGATCTTGGATTCACGGCAACTTGAGGCAGTTATACGCTCGTACAACCCAGCTATAAAGCACGGTGACATCCAGTTCAAGGCGCTGCATCTCCTACTTGGCAAGCAATGCGAGATAAATGAGCGCAACACTTTCTTCGGGACAACACTGCCTAAAATTGTGAAGCTGGCTAGACGACTACCTGAGCTCTTCCCCGTGCTGTTGCCCCGGCTTATGGCTGGAAGCAACCTTGCCGTCTCCATGAGTCAGGAGCAGGCCGCCTGTCTAGTGGCAAACGCTTTTTTATGTACCCTCCCTGATCCTAATGAGCGGATGCATGGTCGGACCATTCGCTTCAGCAACCCAAACTTCGTTGCCTTGTATGGCAGAGGAGAGTCAGCCGCATTGCAAAAACTCAAGTGCTTGCTTAACTACCTGCGGCGCGTTTGTGATCGCATGCCAAACGGTGTCCTAACGTACGAACGTCGATCGCTAGATAAGCGGGGGAAACTGGTGTGGTGGAACGCATCATCACCCACATTCAGTCGAGAGCGCGGGCCGTTGCGCGTGTCCGTCGGAGGAAGTATCGATGGTCCATCCGCTGACGGGCTGCTACAGATGATTTTCGCCAATCCGCGCGTTGGAGGGGGCGTGATAGGCGCCGGTTGCGTGCAAGAGGAAATTCGGTTTGTGATAAATCCGGAGCTTCTTGTCGCGCGTATTCTGTTCGAAGAGCTGCAGAGAAACGAGGCGTACTTCGTGTACGGTACGGAACAGTACAGCACGTTCAGTAACTACGCGGCATCATTCCGTTATCGGGGCGACTATTACGATACGCGGTCTCGCGATTCTAGTGGTCGGCGCCGCTGCTATATTGTCGGCTTGGATGCATTGCAGGTGCGCAACGACCCGGACCAGCAGTTTTGCGAGGTGGCTATTCGACGCGAGCTACGCAAAGCATATGTGGGCTTTAAGTCCACGCTCGTCGATGCAGGCACACCGGTACCTGGTATCGCAACCGGGAACTGGGGCTGCGGTGCGTTCGGGGGTGACGTTCAGCTGAAGGCTCTAGTTCAGTTAATGATGGCTTGCATTACCAAGCGTCCCTTGCTCTACTTCACATGGGACGATGCCGAGTTACGGGATGACATTGTTGCGATGTATAATGTGCTGACAGCTCGCAGCGTACCTGTGGCGACACTATACGACATCCTCGTGCGGTACCAGACGGAGCGGAACACTAATCAGGACCTCTTTTCTTTCGTACGCCAACAACTAGCTGAAGTTTGA
- the LOC131214002 gene encoding uncharacterized protein LOC131214002 yields the protein MTTLTDLQQTDMARLVLTYMYSQKMDDLATQFCQRHPYLTRERENLDKKLRMINYSGLTLEECIQKSSADQLKLYRLVEKYGQGAPVLHDPALSLLEKLEYLLEQGSARTLTRMHQPNDTEPQPPATSIRVLEDIYLGNILQDMKANTSKIANANNQTTQSNNRPSEQLVQGQQMLLTDVQQEDDKEVYWILPDPNDDGYQLALALADTVNNRSHTHELTTLPSLQTVDIGTTVNDEGTNNLEMTECNELNFLGLKDNHSSVVSNGGTLPTTVSTQIASELPKETPLAISRMDDQKRNFKHALPEKSNLCFAPTSMSIEKSSRSESRDCIAETAKILPTVSREKRSYVRRLDFDKFSQEPNSIEAFRHTKDVGYDRCHANATDGRLNPNLKASVVSIAPFSISLGDMSMSIKVAPLEPPMPATNVISTNELKTSSAGPDEPHGDAASTAPPVPVLRYRSAEDNAKAMAEWQRIRSVNSNNFDIHLRRTFAEQETQKQEEHRKQLLNRRKYCRKPKLISKPKIVKTHPKRNGKNNGPELTMAQKRGSPRTRKARKNACIVPKSTKLKKQRGILETEKLCNERAQPETSRKTRLSPTPTKRCPTETDAPVKESITNTESSLPVIPAAPSLPAASPYLLMGTIFADQDFDYLNSPYKLDPKTNNPRTPRYLVKEKPCTSSPEQEKPNTTVIETSRTVPNSSIPFDSSTLETSDGISLSMNSPANDSNIVIDNVHLLSNNPTHNYRVSQTHVGSSSKLSTCDLPLQSSSLSVHESNVNSLPNDAIDCLESTTTVGTDSDVPERQMIANNRSNEQRETIFYLPVPRKIAASPSLSVRLEEDTRLTDTQSLKSMVSSKHMENATTQKEDDRNQHNLTMRYSMGETFHFAPINNVASAENPKMGVRKRTLRTHLQGTDPILEVFNGEARFTIACSRLAIHFEQQPMQHPASDR from the exons ATGACTACGCTAACGGATCTTCAACAGACAGACATGGCTCGATTAGTATTGA CTTACATGTACAGCCAGAAAATGGATGATCTTGCTACACAGTTTTGCCAAAGACATCCTTATTTAACACGTGAACGAGAAAACTTGGATAAGAAGTTGAGGATGATTAACTATTCCGGTCTCACGTTGGAAGAGTGTATACAAAAATCCTCTGCAGACCAGCTCAAAT TGTACAGGCTGGTGGAAAAGTACGGTCAAGGTGCACCTGTTTTACACGATCCTGCTTTATCATTGCTGGAGAAGTTGGAGTACTTATTAGAACAAGGCAGTGCAAGAACATTGACAAGAATGCATCAACCAAACGACACTGAGCCTCAACCACCTGCTACGAGTATACGCGTCTTAGAAGATATTTATTTGGGGAATATTCTACAAGATATGAAAGCTAACACAAGCAAGATCGCAAAtgcaaacaatcaaacgaCGCAATCAAACAATCGTCCATCAGAGCAGCTGGTGCAGGGACAACAGATGCTATTGACTGACGTTCAACAAGAAGACGATAAGGAGGTGTACTGGATACTACCAGATCCGAATGACGATGGTTACCAGTTGGCTTTGGCGTTGGCGGACACGGTCAACAACCGGTCGCACACACACGAATTAACAACACTTCCATCGCTGCAGACGGTAGATATTGGGACCACCGTTAACGACGAAGGCACAAATAATCTGGAGATGACAGAGTGCAACGAATTGAACTTTTTAGGTTTAAAAGACAACCATTCCAGCGTAGTGAGCAATGGTGGTACACTACCAACGACAGTAAGTACACAGATAGCCAGTGAACTTCCTAAGGAGACGCCTCTTGCAATAAGTAGAATGGATGATCAAAAACGTAATTTCAAGCATGCTTTACCTGAAAAATCGAACTTGTGTTTTGCTCCGACGTCTATGAGCATCGAAAAATCATCTCGCAGTGAATCGAGAGATTGTATAGCGGAAACAGCGAAAATATTACCGACTGTGTCCCGGGAGAAGAGATCGTACGTACGGCGATTGGATTTCGACAAATTTTCGCAAGAACCAAATTCGATAGAGGCTTTTAGGCACACGAAAGACGTGGGATACGATAGGTGCCATGCTAATGCTACCGATGGTCGGTTGAATCCGAATTTAAAAGCTAGTGTCGTTTCGATTGcgccattttcaatttccttagGCGATATGTCTATGAGCATCAAAGTGGCACCATTAGAACCGCCAATGCCAGCGACGAACGTAATTAGCACAAACGAACTTAAAACAAGTTCAGCAGGTCCGGATGAGCCACACGGGGATGCCGCTTCGACGGCACCGCCGGTGCCTGTACTACGTTATCGCAGTGCTGAGGACAACGCTAAAGCAATGGCCGAATGGCAGCGGATTCGATCTGTCAATAGTAACAACTTTGATATTCATTTACGTCGAACGTTTGCCGAGCAAGAAACACAAAAGCAAGAAGAGCATAGAAAACAACTGCTCAATCGGAGAAAGTATTGCCGAAAACCAAAGTTGATCTCCAAaccaaaaattgtaaaaacacacccgaaacgaaatgggaaaaacaatGGCCCTGAACTAACAATGGCACAAAAGCGAGGTAGTCCAAGAACAAGGAAGGCACGAAAGAATGCTTGCATTGTTCCTAAATCGACCAAGCTGAAAAAACAAAGAGGAATACTAGAGACGGAAAAGCTGTGCAATGAACGGGCGCAACCCGAAACGTCCCGCAAAACTCGTTTGTCGCCAACACCTACAAAACGATGCCCAACTGAAACAGATGCACCAGTTAAAGAAAGCATTACTAACACTGAGTCTTCATTACCCGTCATACCGGCAGCGCCATCACTGCCGGCTGCATCGCCTTATCTACTAATGGGCACAATTTTTGCGGACCAAGATTTTGACTACTTGAACTCGCCGTACAAACTCGACCCAAAGACGAACAATCCGAGAACACCGCGCTACCTTGTCAAGGAAAAACCTTGCACCTCTTCTCCCGAGCAAGAAAAACCCAACACAACAGTAATAGAAACTTCACGAACAGTACCCAACAGCTCAATTCCATTTGATTCGAGTACGCTTGAAACAAGCGATGGGATTTCCCTCTCCATGAACAGTCCTGCAAACGATTCAAACATCGTAATCGATAACGTACATCTTCTTTCAAACAACCCAACCCACAACTACCGTGTTTCACAGACTCACGTAGGTAGTTCCTCCAAACTTTCAACATGTGATTTACCACTTCAGTCAAGCAGTTTAAGCGTACACGAATCTAATGTCAACAGTCTGCCTAATGATGCGATCGATTGTCTAGAAAGTACAACTACCGTTGGGACTGATAGTGATGTACCCGAGCGTCAAATGATCGCtaacaatcgatcgaacgaacaaCGTGAAAcgatattttatttgccaGTGCCACGCAAGATCGCAGCATCTCCATCATTATCAGTAAGGCTTGAAGAGGACACGAGACTTACGGACACACAAAGTTTGAAAAGTATGGTTTCAAGTAAGCACATGGAAAACGCAACAACTCAAAAGGAGGATGACCGCAACCAACACAATCTGACGATGCGGTACAGCATGGGTGAAACGTTTCATTTCGCGCCGATAAATAATGTAGCCAGTGCCGAAAATCCAAAGATGGGTGTAAGAAAGCGAACATTGAGAACACATTTACAAGGCACCGATCCGATACTGGAAGTTTTCAACGGTGAGGCAAGGTTTACCATTGCATGTTCCAGGCTTGCAATACACTTTGAGCAGCAACCAATGCAGCACCCAGCGTCTGATCGGTAG
- the LOC131213438 gene encoding phosphoinositide 3-kinase regulatory subunit 4, with translation MGNQLVALAPSQIFPVEHYLTGTCELELQFEKSMGSTRFMKVAKVKVDEGPVVVKVFVRHDPSLPLEQHLERIEYIKKHLANAVNCLPFQKVLTMEKSCLILREFVKHSLYDRVSTRPFLTLIEKKWITFQILCALHQCHKQHICHGDIKLENILITSWNWVLLSDFASFKPTYLPEDNPADYSYFFDTSRRRTCYIAPERFVLAGSGPETVHPKDGPLVGDGQSYCGGQLLPEMDIFSAGCALLELWTEGTAPFEFSQLLAYRRGEEDLVHRHLAGIENGRLRELIRSMLCREASGRKSAELYLDQERGHLFPVYFYAFLQSYLQMFSTVPVVSPDEKIARLHADIRQIVQILTGGATIGQFNSSDSTDPGAGGDGSTNEGPEDGHDNDGLILITSVVTACIRGLCYCKSKLLALQILQTLAENTTSETILDRILPYILNLAQDAEPRVRVSALNTLTACLQLVRHLPRSDANVFPEYILPAIAPLATDSSTYVRMTYAKNIATLAETAVGFLEQSQQMCELENVPPPHYETELSALHEMLHQAVLALLTDPQSTVKQTLMESGITKLCVFFGRQKANDVILSHMITFLNDKEDRNLRGAFFGCIVGVASFVGHHCSPMLIPLLQQGLTDPEEFVIAKAIHATTLLIEIGLIQKQGTIEFIGECACYLSHPNLWIRHEVVELIATAARISSSVDVQCKVKPSIANHLKFPLIDIEAPDLLLDALVPPVPRPIYDAVLRAPDIGQLMTVLRNRKAARYHPTGQPVAPDAVAEVPVAVRNLFRRLVTDGLTAAVEAQLLAMETHLVKLHRYKLAAETRLVPPSGCIVLDYFPDLMEEISLAGGDVAQDVGKGVAAEATAVTLKAGARRLVRKSESDNGHNGYHVLTTVETQLLAMETHLVKLHGFKLTPETRLTPPSGCIEPNCFVDAMVEISPAGSDVTQSIGNGPNVPPRNGGKQLVRKGESVNGYNGQQMLTAIATKFPSPISPAREASGAGTGVGGALGTSGSGTAGTHVPTIPTSLPGPVEYSMPERTSSGTGVGGGGNGSNGGDGGGGGSGGGGGTGTAAQDRVTSCRQELDALVAKLRNRYATYQHHREWRESNAVTPPLPTGWTLGGKPVAHLQEHQGAVSRLAALKPHAGPLFASASIDGTVRLWDCNKLDGQQSVNKSRQSYHARTPLHAVAACDAGQSLAVAGRDGTLLLLKIDTNSSKMALQQARHLEPDVRQLSCPFCWPNDYDGPVVEMAPLETHGAQSVIVYATLYGTLVGWDIRTPEPAWQLQSDLRSGVITTFCIDPTSSWLTVGTSSGRHICWDLRFQLPIAEIKHPNDARVRRVSHHPTESSWLVSALQGNNEVSVWNIETGHRQQTFWASPNPPLSHTSASTQCVCAMVQGIVDDRPFLLTGGADQRIRYWDPLNIEKCSLIVPSAKDYAPLNIRYESRLIDGTKVISEDSSGGTGATGGNGSTVNSTINNTTVNAANNTANTTSSSMNNNTTSLVAEAITVVGSGAGSSSSGGERTMRSDSGPSRTETDDPRTGPDMPSIGHNDVINDMLMCRTAKQTFLVSASRDGVIKLWK, from the exons ATGGGCAATCAGCTGGTGGCGTTGGCCCCGTCTCAAATCTTCCCGGTAGAGCACTACCTAACGGGAACTTGCGAACTCGAGCTGCAGTTCGAGAAGAG TATGGGCAGTACGCGTTTCATGAAGGTGGCTAAGGTAAAAGTTGATGAAGGACCGGTCGTGGTAAAGGTGTTTGTACGGCACGATCCCTCGTTGCCTCTCGAGCAGCACCTGGAGCGAATAGAATACATCAAAAAGCATCTCGCCAACGCGGTCAACTGTCTGCCGTTCCAGAAAGTGTTG ACGATGGAGAAATCGTGCCTGATACTGCGCGAGTTCGTGAAACACAGTTTGTACGATCGTGTCTCGACGAGACCCTTCCTCACGCTGATCGAGAAGAAGTGGATCACGTTCCAGATCCTGTGCGCGCTACACCAGTGCCACAAGCAGCACATTTGCCATGGGGACATCAAACTTGAGAACATACTGATCACTTCGTGGAACTGGGTGCTGCTGTCGGATTTTGCCTCGTTCAAGCCCACCTACCTACCGGAGGACAATCCGGCCGACTACAGTTACTTCTTCGACACGAGCCGGCGCCGCACGTGCTACATCGCCCCGGAGCGGTTCGTGCTAGCAGGCAGCGGCCCGGAAACGGTCCACCCGAAGGACGGTCCGCTCGTTGGCGACGGGCAGTCATATTGCGGTGGGCAGTTGCTGCCCGAAATGGATATCTTCTCGGCCGGGTGCGCCCTGCTGGAGCTGTGGACCGAGGGTACGGCACCGTTCGAGTTTTCCCAGCTGCTCGCGTATCGGCGCGGCGAGGAGGATCTGGTGCACCGACACCTGGCCGGCATCGAGAACGGGCGCCTGCGAGAACTGATCCGCTCAATGCTGTGCCGAGAGGCGTCCGGTCGAAAATCGGCCGAACTCTACCTCGACCAAGAGCGGGGCCACCTCTTTCCGGTGTACTTCTACGCCTTTCTGCAGTCGTACCTGCAAATGTTCTCCACCGTACCGGTGGTGTCACCGGATGAGAAGATTGCTCGGCTGCATGCTGACATTAGGCAGATTGTGCAAATCCTGACCGGTGGCGCGACCATCGGCCAATTCAACAGCAGTGACAGCACTGACCCTGGTGCGGGCGGTGATGGATCCACCAACGAAGGGCCCGAAGATGGGCACGATAATGACGGGCTCATCCTGATCACGAGCGTCGTAACAGCGTGCATCCGTGGGCTATGCTACTGCAAATCAAAATTGCTGGCCCTACAGATACTGCAGACGCTCGCCGAGAACACCACCTCCGAAACGATCCTCGATCGCATCCTGCCGTACATCCTCAACCTAGCCCAAGACGCCGAACCGCGCGTTCGCGTGTCAGCCCTCAATACGCTGACTGCCTGTCTGCAGCTCGTGCGGCACCTACCACGCAGCGACGCGAACGTATTCCCTGAGTACATTCTGCCGGCGATTGCGCCACTCGCCACCGACAGCTCAACTTATGTGCGTATGACGTACgcgaaaaacatcgccacccTGGCCGAGACGGCGGTCGGTTTTCTCGAGCAGTCGCAGCAGATGTGCGAACTGGAAAACGTACCACCGCCGCACTACGAAACCGAGCTGAGCGCACTGCACGAGATGCTCCACCAGGCAGTGCTCGCGCTCCTCACTGATCCTCAGTCGACGGTAAAGCAAACGCTCATGGAGTCGGGCATCACAAAgctttgtgtgtttttcggCCGGCAGAAGGCAAACGACGTCATTCTATCGCACATGATCACATTTCTCAACGACAAGGAAGACCGCAATCTGCGGGGTGCGTTCTTCGGGTGCATCGTCGGTGTGGCGTCGTTCGTCGGACACCACTGCTCACCGATGCTTATACCGCTGCTGCAGCAAGGGCTGACTGATCCGGAGGAGTTTGTGATTGCCAAAGCAATTCACGCCACCACGCTGCTGATCGAAATTGGACTGATTCAAAAGCAAGGCACCATCGAATTCATTGGCGAGTGCGCGTGTTACCTGAGCCACCCGAACCTCTGGATACGCCACGAAGTCGTCGAGCTGATCGCGACCGCCGCCCGCATCTCGAGCTCAGTGGACGTGCAGTGCAAGGTGAAGCCGTCGATAGCCAACCATCTGAAGTTTCCACTCATCGACATCGAGGCCCCGGATCTGCTGCTCGATGCGCTGGTGCCTCCGGTCCCGCGTCCGATCTACGATGCCGTGCTACGCGCCCCCGACATCGGTCAGCTGATGACCGTGTTGCGAAACCGAAAAGCCGCCCGCTACCATCCGACCGGCCAGCCCGTTGCGCCAGATGCCGTCGCGGAAGTGCCTGTTGCGGTGAGGAACCTGTTTCGGCGGCTCGTAACCGACGGCCTGACGGCGGCGGTCGAAGCGCAGCTGCTCGCCATGGAGACACATCTGGTTAAGCTGCACCGCTACAAGCTGGCAGCGGAAACGCGGCTCGTGCCACCATCAGGTTGCATCGTGCTCGACTACTTCCCGGATCTCATGGAAGAGATATCGCTGGCGGGTGGTGATGTTGCCCAAGACGTTGGGAAAGGTGTTGCTGCCGAGGCTACGGCCGTCACACTCAAAGCCGGTGCTAGGCGACTGGTACGCAAAAGCGAATCCGATAATGGTCACAATGGTTACCATGTGCTGACCACGGTCGAAACGCAGCTGCTCGCCATGGAGACACACCTGGTCAAGCTACACGGCTTCAAGCTGACACCCGAAACTCGACTAACGCCGCCATCAGGCTGCATCGAGCCGAACTGCTTCGTGGACGCCATGGTCGAGATTTCACCGGCGGGCAGTGATGTCACACAGAGCATTGGGAATGGTCCGAACGTTCCGCCAAGAAACGGTGGTAAGCAACTTGTACGCAAAGGAGAGTCCGTCAATGGTTACAATGGGCAGCAGATGCTGACCGCGATCGCTACTAAGTTTCCTTCGCCAATCTCACCAGCTCGCGAGGCTTCTGGAGCCGGGACCGGTGTTGGAGGTGCGCTTGGTACCAGTGGTTCCGGTACCGCCGGCACGCACGTACCCACGATTCCAACGTCCTTACCAGGGCCAGTGGAGTACAGTATGCCCGAGCGTACGAGCAGCGGTACCGGTGTTGGAGGTGGTGGAAACGGTAGcaatggtggtgatggtggcggtggcggtagcggcggcggtggaggtaCCGGAACGGCAGCCCAAGACCGAGTGACCAGCTGTCGGCAGGAGCTAGACGCACTAGTGGCGAAGCTCCGTAACCGGTACGCTACCTATCAGCACCATCGTGAATGGCGTGAATCGAATGCGGTCACGCCGCCCCTTCCTACTGGCTGGACGTTGGGCGGCAAACCTGTCGCACACCTGCAGGAGCACCAGGGAGCGGTCAGTCGGTTAGCGGCGCTAAAACCCCACGCTGGGCCGCTCTTTGCTAGTGCCTCCATCGACGGCACCGTACGGCTATGGGACTGCAACAAGCTGGACGGCCAACAGTCGGTCAACAAGTCGCGCCAATCGTACCACGCCCGCACCCCACTTCATGCGGTGGCCGCATGCGACGCTGGTCAATCGTTGGCGGTAGCCGGCAGGGATGGTACGCTATTGCTACTGAAAATCGACACCAACTCGAGCAAAATGGCACTCCAACAGGCGCGCCATCTCGAGCCGGACGTGCGTCAGCTGAGCTGCCCGTTCTGCTGGCCGAATGACTACGACGGCCCGGTGGTCGAGATGGCACCGCTCGAGACACACGGGGCGCAAAGCGTGATCGTGTACGCGACCCTTTACGGCACGCTCGTCGGCTGGGACATCCGCACACCCGAGCCTGCCTGGCAATTGCAGAGCGACCTACGAAGCGGCGTCATCACGACGTTCTGCATTGATCCGACTAGTTCGTGGCTCACCGTGGGTACCAGCAGTGGGCGGCACATCTGCTGGGACCTGCGCTTCCAGCTACCTATTGCCGAGATCAAGCACCCGAACGATGCCCGTGTCCGGCGAGTCTCGCACCATCCAACCGAGTCATCCTGGCTGGTGTCGGCGCTCCAGGGCAACAACGAGGTTAGCGTATGGAATATAGAAACTGGGCACCGGCAGCAAACATTTTGGGCGAGCCCGAACCCGCCACTTTCGCACACCAGCGCATCGACGCAGTGTGTTTGCGCGATGGTGCAGGGGATCGTCGACGATCGGCCGTTTCTGCTGACCGGCGGTGCTGATCAGCGTATCCGATACTGGGACCCGTTGAATATTGAGAAGTGTTCGCTGATTGTGCCATCGGCGAAGGACTATGCACCGCTGAACATACGTTACGA GTCGCGCCTTATAGATGGGACAAAGGTGATTTCCGAAGATAGTAGCGGCGGCACGGGTGCTACCGGAGGAAATGGTAGCACTGTCAACAGTACCATCAATAACACCACCGTCAACGCCGCGAACAACACCGCtaacaccaccagcagcagtatgaACAATAACACCACCAGCTTGGTGGCTGAAGCGATCACGGTCGTTGGTAGCGGcgcgggcagcagcagcagtggcggtgAACGGACCATGCGGTCGGACAGCGGCCCAAGTCGAACCGAAACTGACGATCCGCGAACCGGGCCGGACATGCCAAGTATAGGTCACAACGACGTCATTAACGATATGCTGATGTGCCGCACTGCGAAGCAAACGTTCCTTGTGTCCGCGAGCCGTGACGGTGTAATCAAGCTGTGGAAGTAA
- the LOC131213701 gene encoding RNA/RNP complex-1-interacting phosphatase homolog — MPRIPDRWLKYSSYSDTIADRFIALKVPLSENHFTGVPEAKRFTPTDAIETLSLGLIIDLTNTTRYYDPNEFTDNSVQYQKLFVRGHAIPEFSIVKRFVSIVKQFIRDRSNRGKYVGVHCTHGLNRTGYLVCAYLILELGYRAKDAIKLFNHKRGHQMERPNYLNSLYEMKQSQKTLPQARYRQSPLDDRHNTPIVVSNPDRLYQNRHHSYSPRYNDRYQAMPKRSVFD; from the exons ATGCCGCGAATACCTGATCG ATGGCTTAAGTATAGCTCTTACAGTGACACGATAGCGGATCGTTTTATCGCCCTGAAAGTTCCACTCTCGGAAAAC CACTTTACGGGCGTTCCTGAGGCTAAACGCTTCACTCCAACGGATGCGATCGAGACGCTTTCCCTGGGACTGATAATCGATTTGACGAACACCACGCGGTACTACGATCCGAACGAGTTCACCGACAACAGTGTACAGTATCAAAAGCTGTTTGTGAGAGGCCACGCGATTCCTGAGTTTAGCATAGTGAAACG TTTTGTCAGTATAGTCAAACAATTCATAAGAGATCGATCAAACAGAG GAAAATATGTTGGTGTTCACTGCACACACGGACTGAATCGCACCGGATATCTGGTGTGTGCGTACCTCATCTTGGAGCTCGGCTATCGCGCCAAGGACGCCATCAAACTGTTCAACCACAAACGTGGCCACCAAATGGAGCGCCCCAACTATCTGAACAGTTTGTACGAGATGAAGCAAAGCCAGAAGACTTTACCACAGGCTCGCTATCGACAGAGCCCTCTTGACGATCGACACAACACGCCAATCGTAGTGTCCAATCCTGACCGTCTTTACCAAAATAGACATCACTCTTACTCGCCTCGTTACAACGATCGTTACCAAGCCATGCCGAAACGGTCCGTATTTGATTGA